Proteins from one Cryptomeria japonica chromosome 4, Sugi_1.0, whole genome shotgun sequence genomic window:
- the LOC131027294 gene encoding GRAS family protein RAM1-like — MNNKILFAEFGKFSSRPNFQICHEFSLTTGKCGHESALSSEEIIKAAGALYMHACGEEGLNLDYTVSVPVLSREEQNGLDLIHFLLGLAELVDKQRYEEGSRMLSECKKFSSQMGSPIERLCYYCFEALQDRIEWHTCSDPNKGKPIITDFSNNWRSDNGKSGIYSLGALCTRALPYAQILQFTTVQAILDGVGHGDRIHVIDLGILTGSQWTALIQSLALRFSSSSSSVKHLKITAVGVNSDELEESGKRLTEFAKAMAISFSYCSVKISRLDDIDEGLFKVKAGEFVAVNAPNVFRSLLYDPSLLGKTVNVIKNLIPDILVVSEVEAQHNSPSFADRFLEVLFYYSAHFDCLEAMLPDRNDLKRVNFEEVCYGSQIRNMIAYEGGYRRVRHVKMDKWRSFFQQAGFKEMDFSYRALYQAGLLLKQYDNAERFTIESNGSAITIGWKGAQLHTLSLWSFNKSHNG; from the coding sequence ATGAACAATAAAATTTTGTTTGCCGAGTTTGGAAAATTTTCCTCACGGCCCAATTTTCAGATCTGTCATGAGTTCTCCTTGACCACAGGCAAATGTGGGCATGAGAGTGCCTTGTCGTCAGAAGAAATCATCAAAGCGGCGGGCGCTCTGTACATGCATGCGTGTGGTGAGGAGGGCCTCAATCTGGACTACACTGTCTCCGTTCCTGTGCTGTCCAGAGAAGAGCAGAACGggcttgatttgattcattttcTTTTGGGCTTGGCCGAGTTAGTCGATAAGCAGCGGTATGAAGAAGGGTCCAGGATGCTAAGCGAATGCAAGAAATTCTCTTCCCAGATGGGGAGCCCCATAGAGAGGCTCTGCTATTATTGTTTCGAAGCTCTCCAAGATAGAATAGAATGGCATACCTGCAGTGACCCAAATAAGGGGAAACCAATAATCACTGATTTTTCCAACAATTGGAGAAGTGATAATGGGAAAAGTGGAATTTATTCTCTAGGCGCTCTCTGTACTAGGGCACTTCCATATGCCCAAATCCTACAATTCACGACCGTCCAGGCTATCCTTGATGGCGTGGGGCATGGAGACAGAATTCATGTGATTGATCTGGGAATTCTAACTGGGTCCCAATGGACAGCACTGATTCAGTCCCTTGCTCTAagattttcttcctcttcttcttcagttAAGCATCTCAAGATCACAGCTGTTGGAGTGAACTCCGATGAGCTAGAAGAGAGTGGAAAAAGGCTTACAGAGTTTGCTAAAGCTATGGCCATCAGCTTTTCATACTGTTCAGTCAAGATCTCAAGGTTGGACGATATCGACGAAGGTTTGTTCAAAGTTAAAGCTGGTGAGTTCGTGGCAGTGAATGCTCCCAATGTTTTCAGAAGTTTGTTATATGATCCTAGTCTTCTCGGAAAGACTGTTAATGTAATCAAGAATTTAATCCCCGACATTTTAGTGGTTTCCGAAGTAGAAGCTCAGCATAATTCCCCCTCTTTTGCGGATCGCTTCCTTGAGGTGCTTTTCTATTACAGCGCTCACTTTGATTGTTTGGAGGCTATGCTGCCGGATAGAAATGACTTGAAAAGGGTCAATTTTGAAGAAGTCTGTTATGGGAGTCAAATAAGAAATATGATAGCCTACGAAGGGGGGTACAGGAGGGTGAGACACGTTAAAATGGATAAGTGGAGATCCTTTTTCCAACAGGCGGGATTTAAAGAAATGGATTTCAGCTATCGGGCTTTGTATCAGGCAGGACTATTGCTTAAGCAATATGATAATGCGGAACGTTTTACTATAGAGTCGAATGGATCTGCTATAACTATAGGGTGGAAAGGAGCTCAGTTGCATACACTGTCTTTATGGTCTTTTAACAAAAGCCACAATGGTTAG